From the genome of Chroicocephalus ridibundus chromosome 1, bChrRid1.1, whole genome shotgun sequence, one region includes:
- the STRA8 gene encoding stimulated by retinoic acid gene 8 protein homolog — protein METAGGCSKPHARVSPSPLTHLREVELRVAKPRLLRARHRASLARLFSSLREAVLSQSHNSSSKYQVLHKAEKSIPKLERTLGSLLKMKESFSLEDGIPSGLEEVREDYVKRHFSDHSTASALEAVSESDSTVWYLIQCENQTMEEDGKPEFIQSPDTSSPDLVEFERYLYFYKHTVDLLIEHEIVCSEEVPLPEVSTAVSHLWQELSEERRDSILQYCSQRDFLEDPKAACQEPACTEGSVRDSRGNSEEASGSSVSTPEEVMFEDAFDVAAGFLNRSETQGMSIRSSAFASCASENPEDHHRLYLQITDFLKSLFFANTQFCQEEDLAFDYETVMLRCTETFDDEDF, from the exons ATGGAGACAGCTGGAGGCTGTAGCAAGCCGCATGCCAGAGTGAGTCCCAGTCCCCTGACGCACCTGCGAGAGGTAGAACTCCGTGTGGCAAAGCCACGCTTGTTACGAGCACGCCACCGGGCGTCGCTGGCAAGACTCTTCAGCAGCTTGCGGGAAGCTGTTTTATCCCAGTCGCACAACTCATCCTCAAAG taTCAGGTTTTGCATAAGGCTGAGAAATCTATCCCAAAGCTGGAGCGAACCTTGGGTTCTTTGCTGAAGATGAAAG AGTCCTTCAGTCTGGAGGATGGGATCCCGTCTGGCTTGGAGGAAGTCAGGGAGGACTACGTCAAGAGGCACTTCAGCGATCATAG CACTGCATCAGCCTTGGAAGCAGTGAGTGAGAGTGACTCTACCGTCTGGTATTTGATTCAATGTGAAAACCAAACAATGGAAGAGGATGGGAAGCCAGAATTTATCCAGTCTCCAGACACTTCATCCCCAGATCTGGTGGAATTTGAACG ATACCTGTATTTTTATAAGCACACAGTGGACCTGCTGATAGAGCATGAAATTGTTTGTAGTGAGGAGGTGCCTCTTCCTGAGGTCTCCACAGCTGTTTCCCACCTCTGGCAAGAGctttctgaagaaaggagagaCAGCATCTTGCAGTACTGTAGCCAGAGAGATTTCCTCGAGGATCCTAAGGCTGCTTGCCAAGAGCCTGCGTGCACTGAAGGTAGTGTGAGGGACAGCCGAGGTAACAGTGAGGAAGCCAGTGGTTCCTCAGTCTCCACACCAGAGGAA GTAATGTTTGAAGATGCGTTTGATGTTGCTGCTGGTTTTCTTAACAGAAGTGAGACTCAGGGAATGTCTATTCGAAG TTCAGCATTTGCAAGCTGCGCTTCTGAAAATCCAGAGGACCACCACAGACTCTATCTGCAGATCACTGACTTCCTAAAAAGCCTCTTCTTCGCTAATACACAGTTTTGCCAG GAAGAAGATCTTGCGTTCGATTATGAGACTGTGATGCTGAGGTGCACCGAGACCTTCGATGATGAAGATTTCTAA